Within Candidatus Limnocylindrales bacterium, the genomic segment ACCTCCCAGGTTTTTCCTTCGTCGGTGCTTTTGAAAAGCCCTCCATGAGCCCCTACCAGGAGGGTATCTGGATCTCCAGCCAGAACAGCCAGAGAGTGGAGATGCTGTCCTTTGATAAGAAGTTCTTCTCTTCCTATAGCGCTACCGGAAACCTGAATACTAATCTTTAAACCAACAAAAGCCAGCACAAAGGTTATAATCAGACCCGTTATAATTTTATATAGGTTAGTATACCGCTGCATTTTAGATCGTTTCATCTTACTCTGTTTTCCCTTAGGTTCTTTCATAGGACTCTCTTTCTCCTTTCGCCCCGTCAGGACCGGCAGATACCGGCTTAATCTCCGTCACAACCTTTGTTTGGACCTTTTCCTCATTCATCTTGCTTTCATCCCAACCCTGTTCCCCTTCTCCAGGTAGATCCTTTCCAGCAGTCTCCTGGGCTTTTGGTAAGTCAGGCAATTCTTTAATTGATTTTGGGGAAAATTGTTCGGCAGATTTGTCCATAGGGGCAGGTTTTAAACCTGCTCTGACTCCAGGTGCCCCTTCTACTTCTGAAGACTGGCCTTTAGAGGGTTGCATCCTTCCCATCCTCCACATCATATACCCCATCATGAGAGGACAGGCCAGGGCAGCCAGGAAAGAAGCATTAATTCCAAATGCCCCCAGAACTGCAGCCCCTGCCAGAGGGCCCACACAACACGCTCCCATTTTGAGCAGGTCTTTTACACCCATTTGCAGGTTATTCGTACCTTGACTACTCTTATCATCCTCGTTCTTATTACAGCAATTCATAGTCTCCCTCCCCGTGAAAAGTTTAAGTTAGCAACACCCGACTCGATGACAAGATCTATAAGTAATCTGTTCTTCCGGCTCGGATCTGAATCGGGTCACTCCGGCTCGCTGAGCTCGAACCTCCTTAACATATTCTTCGGCATGCTCTTCTGAGCATAAGTACTCTCCGAATCGTTTAATGTTGAGATCTCGAACCTCTCGTCCGCAAATCGGACAATATCTTTCTGTGGTTTGAATGATCATCATTGTTATCTCCTTCCAACCCTGGAAAGGTGAAAGGTGAAAGTCCTTCTAACCTTTAACCTCTCACCCTGGGTTCATAACATCCAATAAAGAAAGGTATCATGAAATCCCGCCAACAGGAAAATGATCCCGGCTATTCGACGCAGGTACTTATCCAGATTTTTCATTTTTTTCACATAGGATTCAGCCAGCTCGGATCCAAAAAGAAAGATGGACGTGAAGACCAGGAGTGGCAAAGTGGTGCCCAGCGCAAAGATAGCCGGGAAGACCCATCCTCCGGTAGCGGATAAACTCAAGGGAATGACAACACTGAAAAACAACAGGAATAAGGTCGGGCAGAAAGCAAAGGAAAAAGCCACGCCTAGGAGAAAAGCTCCCCAGATACCTTGCTGTTGAGCTTGTTCTTTCAACCACCGGCTGAAACCTTGTCCCAGGGATATCCCTGGTTTAAACACCCCCAGCATATATAATCCAACCAGGATCATCAGGGGACCCAGAGCTTTTTTCACCACGATGATCACCGGGATGGAAAGGGCTTGGGCCTGAGTCCCAAAGAAGACCACCAGGCCCCCAATCAAGGAATACACCAGAACCTTCCCCAACAGGTAGGCCAAAGCAGTCCTGGCAGCCTGGAAAGGGTTAGAGAGTCGTCGAGATACATAGGCAATGGCGGTGGCATTGGTGGTCAACTGACAAGGGGCCGTAGTTCCTAAAACTCCCATGAGCAACGCGCTTAGAACCGGAATATTAAGGGCATCGCTTATTTTTGTAATGGGATCGGCAACCGAAGCATAGAATTTACTTAGAAAAGTGTACCACTCAAGTAACATGTCTCGCTCCTTGTTTATAGGTAATATCCCTTCCGAAAAGGTTATCTGATTACATAGGGGTAATTTTCTCGTTACCCTTAAACAGGGCAGTTCCAGAGAGTGTTGCTATAACAGGTTATACGGCTTATTTATTCAGAATCAGTATGAGATAGGATGCCGGCTTATTTTTCAGGTTTTTCAAGCAAATGGGCTATCAGCTTTCTCGGCTCATCCTTATCCCACAACCGTGCTCCCATAGCTGCCCCGATAATAAACCCCTCTGGATCAATCAAATACGTGACAGGAATTCCTCTTACTGCATAAGCCTTCGCTACCCTTTGCTCAGGATCCAAAAGTGCCTGGTAGCTGAGCTTGTGCTCCTCCATATAAGATTGAACTAAGTGGGCCGAGTCTCCCTGGTCGACGGAAATAGCCAAAACAATTAACCCTTTATCCTTAAATTCTTGATAAAGTTTTTCAATGGTTGGTTTCTCAGCGCGGCACGGGCCGCACCAGGTAGCCCAGAAGTTTAAAAATACCAGTTTACCCCGAAACTCCTTTAAACTAACCTCCTGCCCCTCCAGGTTTTTCAGGGTAAAGTCTGGGGCTTCAATTTTCTCCTTGAACTTCTGCACACCAGCTTTAACAAAGAGATCTTCTTCGGCTGAAGCTAAGAGCGTCTCGACTTCCACGGCCTGGGACTCATCTACCTGGAGACCGGCCGGTCTTTTGTCTGTTGTCCCTTGTCGGTTCTCCGTTGTCTGTTGTATCCATACCTTGACCTCTGACAACGGGCCTTTAATAACTGACCAGGAACCACTGATCAGCAACAAAAGAGCTATTCCACTGACCAGGATCAAGATAAAAATCCTTACTATGATTTTTTTAAGCATAAATATCCTTTCAGGCTGTTTTTAGGGAGTAAGATTCCCACATCCCAGAAAGGTCCTCAGAGGGTTCTGGGTCCATACGGTCATCGCCCTTTCAGATCCACTTCTATCGGTTTATTGGGATAAACCGGAGATCGTAAATGGGAGAAGGACCTTACTATCCTGCTTCTTTGGAAGCAGCCTGACTACCTGCAGGCTGGAACTTCCTGAGCAAGACACCCAACAACCTCAACTTAAAGGGATTGTGAGAAGAAAAAAGAAAAGTCTTAGGAAAAGCAGATTACGAGCTGAGGGGGTTTAAAAAGGGAATCGATAAATTCTGATAAATGGGGGATAATATCGGCAGGGGGTAAGAAAAAGAGAAGGATTAAGCCGAATAACATAAAAAGACCAACTTCAAGGACCAGGGTGTTGGACGATAGATTACAGTTTAAAGAAGGTAGGGAATGATAAGGCTCAAAGGTAGAAGAGCAGCACAGGTGCATAAATAAGGTTAGGTACATGCAACTAATCCCGGCAATCAAGAGCGCTAAGAGACCTATGCTTATTTGTTTTCTCCGATTTATCTGATCCATAAAATATCGACACTGGGTAATATAAACCAGCACCCCTGCATTCAACTTAGAATTTACTAAAGATTCTCCCCATGTCAAGTCCTTTTTTACTTTTTCTATAATGAATGAATTTTGTATAGCCCTTAGCTTTTTGCCCCTCTTCAAAATCCGGGATTTAGGTAATAGGCTAAGATTGTCACTGCCCCTGTTTTGCCATTTCAATGAAAGCTTTTGTAGCCCGGCTCAGGTGTTTACCTTTGCGGTAAACCATTTTCAACTCTCGCGAGATAGAGAGTTCCTGAACTTTTACGATCACCAAAACTTTTGCTTTGAGTTCTGTTTCGACTGAGAACTTCGAAAGAAAAGCAATACCGAGTCCACTCACAACAGCCTGCTTCACCGCTTCGGGGTTTCCCAATTCAACGGCTGCCTTGACTTGAAGGTTCCTGGTACGGAAATTATTCTCTATCACGGCCCGGGTAGCGGAACCTGGTTCCCGGAAAATCAGACGTTCCTTTGCCAAATCGATAAGTTTTATCTGCTGCTGTAATGCCAGGGGGTGGCTGGATGGAACAACCAGTACAATTTCATCTATGAGCCAGGGGATAGTTTCGACTTCCTCGTTAATCAGATGACCGCCCACAAAACCTAAATCAAATTCGTTTTTTACGATACCTTCTTCGACCCGACGCGTATTTTCAATGCTAAGGGAGATATCAATTTTTGGATAGACCCCTTTAAATTGGGTAATAATCCTGGGGATCAAATACATACCCGGGGTTGTACTGGCTCCGATTCTCAACGATCCTTGTTCCAAACCCTGATACTCTTTCATCACCTGCCGGACATTCTCCAGGTCCGCTACAACCCGTCGGGCATAGGGTACCAGGAGATGTCCGGCCTCCGTCAATAACACCTTCTTACCTGCCTGCTCGAAAAGTTTCACGCCCAGTTCCTCTTCAAGCTGATGAATACGTACAGAGATACTTGGCTGACTGAGGTGGATTTCCTCTCCTGCACGTGTAAAGTTTAAGTATTTGGCCACTGCCAGAAAAACTTCCAAATCCCGAATATCCATGATTCTTACCATTAAGAAAAACTATTATAATCATTTAAACAATTCATTTCCCTAATGATACATTAGAAGTTAATTTTTAAATCAGCAACGAAAATCTGTTCACGGTGAACGGATAGAAGCAGGCGAGGTATGGAGAGATCCCCTCTGCTTCTTAACGAGGAGAAATCCAATGGACACGTTGGTTCTAAACCATGAAATGATCATTCGGCTTAGCTTCTTTTTGGGCGTCTTTGCCCTTATGGCTACCTGGGAAGCCGTAACACCACGCCGCACTCTAACAATATCTAAAATTACCCGATGGATAAATAACCTGAGCATTGCCTTTCTCAATACCTTGACTTTACGATTGTTGCTTCCCATGGGAGTGCTGGGTATGGCTATTTGGGCCCATGAACAAAGATGGGGCTTTTTGAACTATTGGAAGGTACCCTACGGGCTGGCGGTCCTGGGTAGTGTAGTGGTGCTGGATTTGGTCGTTTATCTTCAACATGTTCTCTTTCATGCCGTTCCAGTATTATGGCGGTTGCATAGGGTTCATCATACCGATTTAGATTTTGATGTAACAACCGGAATTCGCTTCCATCCTGTTGAGATGGTTCTTTCCACAGGTATTAAGCTGGTGGCAGTATCGGTACTTGGTTCTCCTGTTTTGGCTGTGGTCATCTTTGAGGTATTACTCAACATCATGGCTCTGTTTAATCACAGCAACGTTCAAATACCCTTCTATATAGATCGAATTCTACGGGTTTTTGTGGTTACCCCGGATATGCACCGGGTCCATCATTCCGTGTTACGGCATGAAAGAAACAGAAACTTTGGCTTTAACTTGTCCTGGTGGGATTATTTGTTCGGTACCTATTGGGATCAGCCCAGTGAAGGCCATGAAAAAATGACTCTTGGATTACCCGAATTTCGAAATGCCGGGTACTTAACTTTACCCTGGATGCTGGCCCTACCTTTCGTCAGTAAGTCTGGCGAATGTGTTCTGGGTCGCTAAGATAGCGACTACCACCTTGTAAAGGTTGGTTTTAATATACCTTAAAAACCCCGTTAGGGGGATCTGCTTATAGCAAAACAGCTCCCCAACCTTATGAGAGGAAGCTCCGTCAGGAGCGACCGGTTCGGAACAGATCGCCGCTGGGGGGGGTCAAACGAGACGTCTGGGGAGTCAAACGAGACGTTTGACCTACTCCAAACCGTCAGCTCCTGACGGAGCTTTTAAGGATTTATCAAGATTAACTTTACAAGGTAGTACTTTGTTTACCTAGTTTTGTTTAACGTTTAAGTGGTCCTCACCCCCGGCCCCTCTCCCACGCTGCGGGAGAGGAGAGCTGAGGAGTGAAAGCAGCCCTATGAGGCCAAAATTAAGTAAACAGTGTAGTAGTCAGATTTTGGTATTTTTTTACAGGTTTAAAAGTTACACCCTAACGGGCATACGCATCCGGCTAAGAAGGGGAAAAGCCTTTTTTCGACCTGAACATCTCCTTTCCCCCCTCGAAGACATACGGGCCAGGATAAGGAGGTTAACCGTCCCCGGTTAACCTCCTTATCCTGGCCCGTATGGGGACAAAGAGGTGTCGTCTCATCCTTAACCGGATGAATATGCCCTAAGATGAAACCAGCCTATCAAAATAGGTAGGTCCTGTTTGCCTGCCAAGTATAAGCTGTTACTTCAACTCAGAAAGTTCTCCCTTCAAAATGCTGGTTACCAACAGGTTCCATTCTTCTTTGGAGAGTTTTACAAGATTTCCTTCCTCTCCAATATGGACTTCATCTTCATAAACTGTTACCGTTGGACAGGCACTACAGGCAGGGCACAGGGAGATAATTTGCTTAGCCTTCATGGGATTTCCCTCCTTTCTTTTTTAGATTATTCACCGTTTGGGTTTGTTCACGACCAGGAACCGGGGAATACCTCTGGATCTGGGGACAGATAGTTTCTCTTTCAGAAGTCCTCTCGTCTGAACATTCCCACCGATATAGAAGGTCTCGGAGATCCTGTTGGAGCGTCAGCAGATCTTTGATCTGAATATCAATTTCAGAGATTTTCTGACGGATCATCTTTTGAATATGGGAACAAGGGGTTTGTCCTCTATGATAAATGTCCAGAATCTGTTTGATCTCCGAAAGTGTTAATCCCAGTCTTTGAGCCTTTTTAATAAAAACTAACCGCTCCTGGATATCCGGGTCGTAAATCCGGTATCCGGACTCCGTTCGTATCGGCTGAGGAAGAAGTCCCAGTTCTTCATAGTACCGAAGCGTTTTTGGTGAAATTCCTGTGTTTTTAGCTACTTGTCCAATATAAAGTAGTTTCTCCATAGCTTTCCCCGATCTTCTGGATACTTTTAAGATAAACCTTCCCCTATACGGGAAGGTCAAGGGTTTTGTTAAATTTTTGAATGAATAAGAAAGATTAAAGTTGACAGATGGCAGATAAATTCTATCTTAAAGTTAGAATAGAAGTTTTTTAATTTACTTCCTTTATGCTTACACATTTTGTCCGTTACAGGTTTCTTTTAGTGGGTGTTATTCTGGTCTTTACAGTGGGATATCTGTGGTGTTTTATAAACCCGGAAGAAATAAAGGGCGAGCAACATAACGACTCCCACGGATCGGGTAATAATTTCTGCTTTCACTTCTATAATCAAACGGTTCATATTGAGATACCTCTCATCTTCCTTTCTATCATCTTACTTTTCACCTTTTTCCTATCAAATCTGGGTGAAATCCTTCCTGGTTTTACCTCTCCTCTCATCGAACCACCTAGATTCCTCCCCTTATAAGGCTTTTTAGTGTCTTTTTCCGGAAATTTCCCCTTTTTTGTTTAATAGAATTTTTATCTGGGGAGGCTTTTAACTTAGATCTGTTCTGAATAAGGGGTTTAGCTTTAAGAAGCCCCTCTTGCAGAGGCATTCTTTTTATGGATAAGTACCTTAAATTCTTGATAGGTGGGGTTATTTTAATTCTTTTTGTCACGGTGATAGGATGTTTTTTTGATTCTGAAGAACTAAGCTTGCAAGGGCCTAATCATGGATCTCTTCACTCCCCAGATGGATTTTGTACCAGTGTAGCCATCCCTTCGACAGCCTGTAAGGAACCCTTTTCTTTGTTTTTACTTTTCACTGTTTTATCCTCCCGTTTGGGTTCTATCCTGCCTGGTTTCTCCCGTCCTCAAATTCATCCGCCCGATATAATTCTAACTCAGCCATCACTATCCGATTTTTAGTTTAAAACCGGAAAGAGAGTTCGTTTATAGACCTATAAGGGTAAAGTATTTAGTTTGATCGCCTAAAAGGAGTGTTTAAGGGGTATTATGAGCAAAAAAATAGATAAATCTAGACTTTTTTATCTCTTGTTATTCATAGTCCTGATAGGGTTTTTGATAGGTTACTCTGAATCTCAAAGAACTTCCACGAGTAGAGTGACTGACCCTCAAGGTTCCGTAACGGAATCCCTATCGGTTACAGAAAAAAATGGGGATAACCATCTGGATAAGCATAATCCTTCAGAGGAAACCCGGCCAGATCACCATCATGAAAATTCGGATGCCTGTGGTGCCGGGAATACCCGGGCAATTCAATTGAGCCAGCAGGCCATGACCAGCCTGGGAATTCAAGTTGCAGAGGTCGATATCCGAACCCTTGTAAAAGTGGTCGAGGTACCTGGAATTATCAAACTTCCTCCTCAGCGTATGACTGGAGTGAGCCCTCGGATTTCAGGCCGGGTAGAAGAAATTCTGGTCAAGCCGGGAGATAAAGTGGAAGTGGGACAAAAACTGGCTACGCTTCGAAGCCTGGAAATTGAAAACCTCCATGTAGAATTGACCGAGGCTACTCATCGGCTCAAGGCTTTGGAAGCATCTCTGACCCTCCGCCGGGAGGTACTTCAGCGGGCCATTGGAAACGAACTGGAGCGAAATCGGATTGAGTTGATCAATGCCAGCAACAAAGTCAAACTGGCTAAACAGAGCATGGAGCGGGCTAAAAGTCTTTCTGATAAGATTCTTCCGGCCAAGGAAATTCAACAGCGAGAGTCAGAATACCTGATGGCCTTAGGAGAGTTAGAAGGCGTGAAGAAGAAGTTAAGGCTCTTAGGACTCTCAGATAAAGAGATTGACCGATTGAACTCAAAGGCCGATGGCAAATCGGCGATAGACAGTCTTTCCCTTTCTCCAAAGGAGCTTATTAAGAAGTTCACCCCCCTGGAGAGTAATGAAGCTCTCAATGAACTCCTTAATCAGGAGGCCGAATATCGGAGTCTTCAGGTAGAAATAGAAGGAAAGAAACAGCGGCTTGAGGTTTTAGGCCATCCTCCCCATCCGGGTCATCCGACCAAAGATGAAGCTATGGTTGATTTAACCTCTCCTTTAAGCGGAACTGTAACCAGCGTGGACGCAACATTAGGGATCATTGCAGAGCCCGGGAAAGTTCTCTTCCAGATTGTAGATCCTTCGGTGGTTTATGTGGAAGGAGATGTTCCGGTGGAAAATGTAGCTCTTTTCAGGCAAGGTCAGGAAGTAAGGGTTCGGGTAGCCAGTTATCCGGATGAGGTTTTTCAAGGTAAAGTCAATTATATATCGGATGTAGCCGATCCGGTAAAACGGACGATCCATATCCTGGCCGAGGTTCCCAATCCAGATCGGAAACTAAAACCAGAGATTTTTGCAACCCTTACGGTAGTTGTAGAGAAAGCCGTGGAAGCCCTGGCCGTGCCGAAAGAGTCTCTCCTCACCGAAGGGGTTGAGCGATACGTATTTGTCAAAAATGGTACGACTCTGGTTAAACAGAGTGTTGTAACCGGAATCAGCGATGATCAATATGTAGAGATCAAAGATGGGCTTTTCCCGGGCGATGTTATTGTTACCAAAGGAGCTTATGAGCTTGGCCTGGCGAGTACTCCCAAAGCAGTTCCTGTTGGAACGGATGGGCATGCACACACTCATTGAGAGAGACGCGGGGACAGAAAGATATAAGGACACGGAGTTTTGGGATACGGAGACAGGGGGACGTGGCGACACCGGGCTATATCCCCAAGTCTCCATGTTTCCCAGTCCCAAGTTCCCGCGTTTCCATACCCCTGCATTGTGAAGTTATGTGGGCTAAAATTATCGAGTTTTCACTTAAAAATAAACTATTTGTTCTGATAACAGCAGGTATTACTCTCATCTGGGGTTACAACCTTTTCCAGAAGATTCCTGTAGATCTTTATCCGGATATCAATAACCCCCGGGTAACCATTTTAACCGAAGCGCCTGGATGGTCTCCTGAGGAGGTAGAGGCTTTAGTGACCTTTCCCCTGGAAAGTGTTTTCAATGGAACCCCCTTTGTGACCCGGGTTCGCTCTTCTTCGGGAATCGGGATTTCTGTGGTGTTTGTTGAATTTGAATGGGGAACGGATATTTTCAAGGCCCGACAGTTGGTTGCAGAAAAGCTTCAGACGGTAAAATTACCAGCCGGTGTGGAAGCCCCCTTCATGGCCCCTATTACCTCCAGGTTAGGTGAGATTGTAGAATATGCTCTAGAAGATAAAACCGGAAAGTATTCCCCCATGGATTTGCGGGATGTAGCGGATTGGATCATTCGGTTTCGGTTAAAATCCATCGGAGGGATTGCCAATGTAATCAATCAAGGAGGACTTCCCCGGCAGTACCAGGTTCAGGTGAGCCAGGATAAGCTGTTGGGCTATGGACTCAGTTTGATGGAGGTTCGGGAGGCTCTGGAAAAGGGAAATATGAATGCCTCGGGCGGGTTTCTTTTAACTCCCACCCAGGAATACTTAATCCGAGGGTTTGGGCGTGTTCAGGAGGTAAGTGACATTGAAAACACGGTTATCACCACCAAAGAAGGTGGAATACCTGTCTTAATCAAGGATGTGGCCACCGTCAAAATAGCAGGACCTGCCATCCGTCGGGGAGCAGGAACTTTAAACGGCCAGGAGACGGTATTGGGGAAGATAAGTAAACAACCTGACACCAATACCCTTACTTTGACAAAAAAAATTCTGGAAGCTTTCAAGGAGTTGGAGAAATCCCTCCCCGAGGGGATTGTTATCAAACCCGAATATCTTCAATCGGACCTCATTGAACGTGCCCTGGCTACCGTCAAAGAAGCTCTCTTAGAAGGAGGTATTCTGGTCGTTGTTATTATTGTGGTTTTTCTGTTCAATCTTAGAACTTCCCTCATCAGCCTGACCGCGATTCCCCTTTCATTTGTCTTAACCTT encodes:
- a CDS encoding sulfite exporter TauE/SafE family protein, with the translated sequence MLLEWYTFLSKFYASVADPITKISDALNIPVLSALLMGVLGTTAPCQLTTNATAIAYVSRRLSNPFQAARTALAYLLGKVLVYSLIGGLVVFFGTQAQALSIPVIIVVKKALGPLMILVGLYMLGVFKPGISLGQGFSRWLKEQAQQQGIWGAFLLGVAFSFAFCPTLFLLFFSVVIPLSLSATGGWVFPAIFALGTTLPLLVFTSIFLFGSELAESYVKKMKNLDKYLRRIAGIIFLLAGFHDTFLYWML
- a CDS encoding TlpA disulfide reductase family protein: MLKKIIVRIFILILVSGIALLLLISGSWSVIKGPLSEVKVWIQQTTENRQGTTDKRPAGLQVDESQAVEVETLLASAEEDLFVKAGVQKFKEKIEAPDFTLKNLEGQEVSLKEFRGKLVFLNFWATWCGPCRAEKPTIEKLYQEFKDKGLIVLAISVDQGDSAHLVQSYMEEHKLSYQALLDPEQRVAKAYAVRGIPVTYLIDPEGFIIGAAMGARLWDKDEPRKLIAHLLEKPEK
- a CDS encoding selenium metabolism-associated LysR family transcriptional regulator, with product MDIRDLEVFLAVAKYLNFTRAGEEIHLSQPSISVRIHQLEEELGVKLFEQAGKKVLLTEAGHLLVPYARRVVADLENVRQVMKEYQGLEQGSLRIGASTTPGMYLIPRIITQFKGVYPKIDISLSIENTRRVEEGIVKNEFDLGFVGGHLINEEVETIPWLIDEIVLVVPSSHPLALQQQIKLIDLAKERLIFREPGSATRAVIENNFRTRNLQVKAAVELGNPEAVKQAVVSGLGIAFLSKFSVETELKAKVLVIVKVQELSISRELKMVYRKGKHLSRATKAFIEMAKQGQ
- a CDS encoding sterol desaturase family protein, translating into MDTLVLNHEMIIRLSFFLGVFALMATWEAVTPRRTLTISKITRWINNLSIAFLNTLTLRLLLPMGVLGMAIWAHEQRWGFLNYWKVPYGLAVLGSVVVLDLVVYLQHVLFHAVPVLWRLHRVHHTDLDFDVTTGIRFHPVEMVLSTGIKLVAVSVLGSPVLAVVIFEVLLNIMALFNHSNVQIPFYIDRILRVFVVTPDMHRVHHSVLRHERNRNFGFNLSWWDYLFGTYWDQPSEGHEKMTLGLPEFRNAGYLTLPWMLALPFVSKSGECVLGR
- a CDS encoding heavy metal-responsive transcriptional regulator: MEKLLYIGQVAKNTGISPKTLRYYEELGLLPQPIRTESGYRIYDPDIQERLVFIKKAQRLGLTLSEIKQILDIYHRGQTPCSHIQKMIRQKISEIDIQIKDLLTLQQDLRDLLYRWECSDERTSERETICPQIQRYSPVPGREQTQTVNNLKKKGGKSHEG
- a CDS encoding efflux RND transporter periplasmic adaptor subunit, producing MSKKIDKSRLFYLLLFIVLIGFLIGYSESQRTSTSRVTDPQGSVTESLSVTEKNGDNHLDKHNPSEETRPDHHHENSDACGAGNTRAIQLSQQAMTSLGIQVAEVDIRTLVKVVEVPGIIKLPPQRMTGVSPRISGRVEEILVKPGDKVEVGQKLATLRSLEIENLHVELTEATHRLKALEASLTLRREVLQRAIGNELERNRIELINASNKVKLAKQSMERAKSLSDKILPAKEIQQRESEYLMALGELEGVKKKLRLLGLSDKEIDRLNSKADGKSAIDSLSLSPKELIKKFTPLESNEALNELLNQEAEYRSLQVEIEGKKQRLEVLGHPPHPGHPTKDEAMVDLTSPLSGTVTSVDATLGIIAEPGKVLFQIVDPSVVYVEGDVPVENVALFRQGQEVRVRVASYPDEVFQGKVNYISDVADPVKRTIHILAEVPNPDRKLKPEIFATLTVVVEKAVEALAVPKESLLTEGVERYVFVKNGTTLVKQSVVTGISDDQYVEIKDGLFPGDVIVTKGAYELGLASTPKAVPVGTDGHAHTH